Below is a genomic region from Gracilimonas sp..
GATATATTTTCCACCCTTACTCCCCAATTTTACAACCCCGTCATTTTCTTCTGAAATAACCATGCAGGTGATCAAAGACCTGTCGAGTGCTGAAATAAGCTGCTGATCTGCGAAAAGATCCAGTTTCTTTACAGACTCTCCATGAATATTTGTTGACCCGTCGTACCCGAGAATATTGGTAATTCCTGCTTTATTGACTTCGCGGGAAATAATCTTGGCTGCCAGACCTATATCTCTTAGTAATTGCGAAAGTTCTCCTGTTGCCCCTGGAAACCTGTTTTGTGATTGAATGATGTATTCTTCTAAGGTTACCAATCTTGATTCTTTAGTACTCACCATGATCTATTATGTGTTTGGAAGCGCTTTTCTGGAAGATAAGGATGTTTTCAAGAAAAAATCTTCTGCTTTTTAAAATTCTAATTAGTCCATCATTTTGATCTTTTTGTAAATCTCTCTCGCTTTATCCTTTAACTCATTGATCGTACCATCATTCAAAACTACAAAATCAGCAAGATGAGTTAACGATTCAAAATCGGGCTGTTTGGTCATTCTGTTCTGTATCTCTTTTACTGAGGCTTGATCCCGTTCTGAAGTTCTCTCAATTCGTTTATCTTCATCGGCCGTCACAATGATAACATAGTCCAATTCTTTTGACCGCCCGTTTTTCAACAAAATGGCTGCCTCTTTAGCAAAGATTTCAAGCCCGGCTTTTTCTTTTTCTTCAGCCAGTTCTGCTGCCCGTTTCCAGAGTACAGGATGGACCAATTCGTTTAATTCTTCGACCCTGCCCTTCTCAAATGCTTCTTGTGCAAGGTATTTTCGGTTTAGGTCATTTTTTGAATCATATGCTTCTTTTCCGAAAGTCCTGGTGATCTTTTTCCGAAGCTCTTCATCTTCCTGCATCAGTTTTTTAGCAAAGTCATCCGCATAAAGTACAAAAGCCCCGAGCTTTTCCCACTCTTTACAAAAAGTGGTTTTACCTGAACCGATTCCTCCGGTGATGCCAACTCTAATCATGTCTAAATCACTGTGGTTATTTTCTGTTCGGAGGTTTCCGGATAGTCGGTTGTATAATGCAGGCCACGGCTTTCTTTGCGTTGCATAGCTGATCTCACAATCAGATAACCTACACAAACCAGGTTTCGTAGTTCACACAAGGGTACACTTACTTTGGTTCGGTGATAAAAGTCTTCTGTTTCCTTATAAAGCAATTCAGTCCGGCGAGCGGCTCTTTCAAGCCTTAGGTCGCTACGTACAATGCCCACATAATTCCACATCACCTGCCGTAGTTCCTGTCTGTTATGAGAAACCAGCACCCACTCTTCGGTATTGGCAGTACCGCTTTCATCCCATTCCGGGATATCCTCATTAAAATCCAGCTCTTTAAAAAATTGAACCGAACGTTGAAAGGCACGATCAGCAAAAACAAGTGACTCCAACAGACTATTCGAAGCCAGACGGTTTGCCCCATGCAGACCTGTACAAGCTGTTTCACCACAGGCAAATAATCGGTCTATTGTGGTTTGTCCATCCAAATCTGTGGCTACACCGCCACAGGTATAATGAGTTGCAGGAACTACAGGAATCTGATCTTTCGTAATATCAATGCCGAATTTAAGACAAGTATCATAAATCGTTGGAAACTCTTCTTTGACTTCCTCAGCATTTAAATACATTACGTCGAGAAATACGTGGTCATCTCCCCTCTTTTTAAGCTGATCATCGATAGCGCGTGCTACTATATCACGGGGAGCTAATTCTTTGCGCTTATCGTACTTCTCCATAAAAGCCTCCCCGGCTGAGTTCCGTAGTATTCCTCCAAAACCACGTACAGCCTCGGAAATAAGAAATGAACCAGCTTCAGGAATAGCCAAGCTAGTAGGATGAAACTGAACAAACTCCATATTCTCGATCCGGGCTTTAGCCCGATAAGCCATTGCAATGCCATCTCCCGTGGCTACAGGTGGATTGGTTGTATGAAGATAAACTTCTCCTGCTCCTCCTGATGCCAAAATGGTGACCTTAGCAAGCATCCGTTTAACCTGATCAGCTTTTTCATCTAATACATAAGCCCCGAAACAATGGATCTTGTCCAGGGTTTTAACTTTTTGTCCCAGATGGTGCTCCGTCAAAAGCTCCATCGCAAAATGGTGCTCAAAAATCTCAATATTTGGATGGTTCCGAGCCTGATTAACCATAACCGAGGCTATCTCAAAGCCGGTAGCATCAGCTGCATGCACAATACGATTTTCAGAGTGACCTCCTTCCCGGCCTAAATC
It encodes:
- the coaE gene encoding dephospho-CoA kinase (Dephospho-CoA kinase (CoaE) performs the final step in coenzyme A biosynthesis.) codes for the protein MIRVGITGGIGSGKTTFCKEWEKLGAFVLYADDFAKKLMQEDEELRKKITRTFGKEAYDSKNDLNRKYLAQEAFEKGRVEELNELVHPVLWKRAAELAEEKEKAGLEIFAKEAAILLKNGRSKELDYVIIVTADEDKRIERTSERDQASVKEIQNRMTKQPDFESLTHLADFVVLNDGTINELKDKAREIYKKIKMMD
- the nadB gene encoding L-aspartate oxidase, translated to MPKFSYDFLVIGSGIAGLTFALKAAEHGTVAIVTKKEMMEANTAYAQGGIAGVLNKHDSFEKHISDTLDAGAGLCNQEAVELVVKEGPRLIQELIDYGVQFTHKNGELDLGREGGHSENRIVHAADATGFEIASVMVNQARNHPNIEIFEHHFAMELLTEHHLGQKVKTLDKIHCFGAYVLDEKADQVKRMLAKVTILASGGAGEVYLHTTNPPVATGDGIAMAYRAKARIENMEFVQFHPTSLAIPEAGSFLISEAVRGFGGILRNSAGEAFMEKYDKRKELAPRDIVARAIDDQLKKRGDDHVFLDVMYLNAEEVKEEFPTIYDTCLKFGIDITKDQIPVVPATHYTCGGVATDLDGQTTIDRLFACGETACTGLHGANRLASNSLLESLVFADRAFQRSVQFFKELDFNEDIPEWDESGTANTEEWVLVSHNRQELRQVMWNYVGIVRSDLRLERAARRTELLYKETEDFYHRTKVSVPLCELRNLVCVGYLIVRSAMQRKESRGLHYTTDYPETSEQKITTVI